From Schizosaccharomyces pombe strain 972h- genome assembly, chromosome: II, the proteins below share one genomic window:
- the uve1 gene encoding endonuclease Uve1, which produces MLRLLKRNIQISKRIVFTILKQKAFKGNHPCVPSVCTITYSRFHCLPDTLKSLLPMSSKTTLSMLPQVNIGANSFSAETPVDLKKENETELANISGPHKKSTSTSTRKRARSSKKKATDSVSDKIDESVASYDSSTHLRRSSRSKKPVNYNSSSESESEEQISKATKKVKQKEEEEYVEEVDEKSLKNESSSDEFEPVVPEQLETPISKRRRSRSSAKNLEKESTMNLDDHAPREMFDCLDKPIPWRGRLGYACLNTILRSMKERVFCSRTCRITTIQRDGLESVKQLGTQNVLDLIKLVEWNHNFGIHFMRVSSDLFPFASHAKYGYTLEFAQSHLEEVGKLANKYNHRLTMHPGQYTQIASPREVVVDSAIRDLAYHDEILSRMKLNEQLNKDAVLIIHLGGTFEGKKETLDRFRKNYQRLSDSVKARLVLENDDVSWSVQDLLPLCQELNIPLVLDWHHHNIVPGTLREGSLDLMPLIPTIRETWTRKGITQKQHYSESADPTAISGMKRRAHSDRVFDFPPCDPTMDLMIEAKEKEQAVFELCRRYELQNPPCPLEIMGPEYDQTRDGYYPPGAEKRLTARKRRSRKEEVEEDEK; this is translated from the coding sequence atgcttaGGCTATTGAAACGAAATATTCAAATCTCTAAACGCATTGTTTTCACcatattaaaacaaaaggcATTTAAAGGTAATCATCCTTGTGTACCGTCGGTTTGTACCATTACTTACTCTCgttttcattgtttaccCGATACCCTTAAAAGTTTACTTCCAATGAGCTCAAAAACCACACTCTCAATGTTACCGCAAGTTAATATCGGTGCGAATTCATTCTCTGCCGAAACACCAGTCgacttaaaaaaagaaaatgagaCTGAGTTAGCTAATATCAGTGGACCTCACAAAAAAAGTACTTCTACGTCTACACGAAAGAGGGCACGTAGcagtaaaaagaaagcgaCAGATTCTGTTTCCGATAAAATTGATGAGTCTGTTGCGTCCTATGATTCTTCAACTCATCTTAGGCGATCGTCGAGATCAAAAAAACCGGTCAACTACAATTCCTCGTCAGAATCCGAATCGGAGGAGCAAATTAGTAAAGCTactaaaaaagttaaacaaaaagaggaagaggagTATGTTGAAGAAGTCGACGAAAAGTCtcttaaaaatgaaagtaGCTCTGACGAGTTCGAACCGGTTGTGCCGGAACAGTTGGAAACTCCAATTTCTAAACGAAGACGGTCTCGTTCTTctgcaaaaaatttagaaaaagaatctACAATGAATCTTGATGATCATGCTCCACGAGAGATGTTTGATTGTTTGGACAAACCCATACCCTGGCGAGGACGATTGGGGTATGCTTGTTTGAATACTATTTTAAGGTCAATGAAGGAGAGGGTTTTTTGTTCACGCACCTGCCGAATTACAACCATTCAACGTGATGGGCTCGAAAGTGTCAAGCAGCTAGGTACGCAAAATGTTTTAGATTTAATCAAATTGGTTGAGTGGAATCACAACTTTGGCATTCACTTCATGAGAGTGAGTTCtgatttatttcctttCGCAAGCCATGCAAAGTATGGATATACCCTTGAATTTGCACAATCTCATCTCGAGGAGGTGGGCAAGCTggcaaataaatataatcaTCGATTGACTATGCATCCTGGTCAGTACACCCAGATAGCCTCTCCACGAGAAGTCGTAGTTGATTCGGCAATACGTGATTTGGCTTATCATGATGAAATTCTCAGTCGTATGAAGTTGAATgaacaattaaataaagacgCTGTTTTAATTATTCACCTTGGTGGTACctttgaaggaaaaaaagaaacattgGATAGGTTTCGTAAAAATTATCAACGCTTGTCTGATTCGGTTAAAGCTCGTTTAGTTTTAGAAAACGATGATGTTTCTTGGTCAGTTCAAGATTTATTACCTTTATGCCAAGAACTTAATATTCCTCTAGTTTTGGATTGGCATCATCACAACATAGTGCCAGGAACGCTTCGTGAAGGAAGTTTAGATTTAATGCCATTAATCCCAACTATTCGAGAAACCTGGACAAGAAAGGGAATTACACAGAAGCAACATTACTCAGAATCGGCTGATCCAACGGCGATTTCTGGGATGAAACGACGTGCTCACTCTGATAGGGTGTTTGACTTTCCACCGTGTGATCCTACAATGGATCTAATGATAGAAGCTAAGGAAAAGGAACAGGCTGTATTTGAATTGTGTAGACGTTATGAGTTACAAAATCCACCATGTCCTCTTGAAATTATGGGGCCTGAATACGATCAAACTCGAGATGGATATTATCCGCCCGGAGCTGAAAAGCGTTTAACTGCAAGAAAAAGGCGTAgtagaaaagaagaagtagaagaggatgaaaaataa
- the bqt4 gene encoding integral nuclear inner membrane protein Bqt4, translated as MTENEKSRSLPAERNPLYKDDTLDHTPLIPKCRAQVIEFPDGPATFVRLKCTNPESKVPHFLMRMAKDSSISATSMFRSAFPKATQEEEDLEMRWIRDNLNPIEDKRVAGLWVPPADALALAKDYSMTPFINALLEASSTPSTYATPSRPTAQKSETSEGEPESSTSATTTSVARRTRQRLAEHLENSKKTILQHDNKEEDKEIHSEENETKDEIKSEKKEPEIKKQEGGSSTEKVGQPSSSDDKAKGSTSKDQPSEEEEKTSDIQDRKIKTPIKPSLLGKIRSSVNKGMTDVASQVNRGMTDVASQVNKGVNGVASQVNKGMNGVANQVNKGVTGVASQVRKPVGKLEKKFENLEKSIGDTLKSSIRSSPKSKKRSREDFEENEDYNAMVPVKRSRITKLESEVYYEKRKVRALGGIAIGLGVGAILPFLF; from the exons ATGACTGAGAATGAGAAAAGCAGGTCTTTACCTGCTGAAAG AAACCCTCTCTATAAAGACGATACACTTGACC ATACACCATTAATCCCAAAGTGTCGCGCTCAGGTAATAGAATTTCCTGATGGACCAGCTACTTTTGTTCGTCTCAAGTGTACAAATCCGGAATCTAAAGT ACCTCACTTTCTTATGAGGATGGCAAAGGATTCAAGCATTAGTGCTACGTCAAT GTTTCGTTCAGCTTTCCCTAAGGCTACccaagaagaagaagactTGGAAATGAGATGGATTCGTGATAATTTAAACCCAATTGAAGACAAACGTGTTGCTGGACTATGGGTGCCTCCTGCAGATGCCTTGGCTCTTGCCAAAGACTACAGCATGACCCCGTTTATTAACGCCTTGTTAGAGGCATCCTCCACTCCTTCAACTTATGCGACTCCTTCACGCCCCACTGCGCAGAAATCAGAGACATCTGAGGGGGAACCTGAATCTTCGACATCTGCCACTACCACTTCTGTTGCTAGGCGCACACGTCAGCGTCTTGCTGAACATCTGGAGAATTCCAAAAAGACAATCCTCCAACATgataataaagaagaagacaAGGAAATACATTCCGAAGAGAATGAAACGAAGGATGAAATTAAGTCTGAGAAGAAAGAGCCAGAAATCAAGAAGCAGGAAGGCGGTAGTTCTACTGAAAAAGTAGGTCAACCCTCTTCTTCGGATGATAAAGCAAAAGGATCAACCTCTAAAGATCAACCCTCTGAGGAGGAGGAAAAAACATCTGATATCCAAGATAGAAAGATTAAGACACCTATCAAGCCTTCTCTTCTTGGAAAGATTAGGTCAAGTGTCAATAAGGGCATGACTGACGTTGCCAGTCAAGTTAACAGAGGCATGACCGATGTTGCCAGTCAAGTTAACAAGGGCGTGAATGGTGTTGCAAGCCAGGTCAACAAAGGCATGAATGGTGTCGCTAATCAAGTTAACAAAGGTGTAACTGGTGTTGCAAGCCAAGTAAGAAAACCTGTCGGAAAGTTGGAAAAGAAGTTCGagaatttggaaaagagCATTGGGGATACTTTGAAATCTTCCATTCGATCCTCTCCAAAGTCAAAGAAGAGAAGTAGAGAGGATTTTGAGGAAAACGAGGATTACAATGCTATGGTACCTGTGAAAAGGTCGCGTATCACCAAACTGGAAAGCGAAGTTTACTATGAAAAGCGGAAAGTCAGAGCACTTGGTGGTATTGCTATTGGTTTGGGTGTAGG CGCAATTTTaccttttctattttaa
- a CDS encoding ClC chloride channel: MSSQKRADSSSSFDQAERRSLDENERKKKYFFNREGSGIDNFETDDRVNEIINEQNEENVIDQSRWSKLWRIWNVGYSWFILSIIGTTVGFAAYMLDIVTSWLSDIRRGYCTSHWYYNEKFCCWYSETMGSSCTAWKPWTYKFSLNYLIYTAFALLFVLCAAIMVRDVAPLAAGSGISEIKCIISGFLRDSFLSFRVMLVKCVGLPLAIASGLSVGKEGPSVHLATTIGHNISKIFKYAREGSIRYRDICVASAASGVAVAFGSPIGGVLFGIEEMSGGYDPKMIVYSFFCCLSAVGVLHMLNPFRTGQVVLFEVRYSGSWHFFELLFFCFLGIFGGLYGEFVMRLFFLIQKLRKKYLSRWGVLDAAFVTVITSLVSFLNPWLRLDMTLGMELLFQECKSSSSPELINLCDPSLRTKNTILLLIATFARTIFVTFSYGAKVPAGIFVPSMAVGASFGYMIGLIAEMIYQRFPNSVLFLACHGSESCITPGTYALLGAAASLSGIMHLTVTIVVIMFELTGALNFILPTVLVVALANSIGNMLGKTGIADRSIEINGLPLLEPEKSINSSNTINIPITEVMASNLITIPSIGFTWRKLLGMMEGYDFSGYPVVLDSRSNYLIGYLKKSSLKSSFEAAKLEPSFTFDQQLCFGKVDSVGDSKSSKFGESDRIDLSAYMDVNPISVLHTQSIANVAVLFEVLSPSVIFIEKDGNLVGLISKKDLLLASKYYQEDNDLVNPANRHRAVSTERINDSYENIELKPLKLNIE; this comes from the exons ATGTCCTCTCAAAAGAGAGCAGATTCCTCAAGTTCTTTTGATCAGGCGGAACGTCGATCTTTggatgaaaatgaaaggaaaaaaaaatatttttttaatagagAAGGTTCCGGtattgataattttgaaacgGACG ACAGagttaatgaaataattaacgagcaaaatgaagaaaacgtAATTGATCAAAGCCGTTGGTCCAAGTTGTGGAGAATATGGAATGTTGGTTATTCATGGTTTATTCTCAGTATCATAGGAACAACAGTTGGGTTTGCGGCTTATATGCTTGACATAGTTACCTCTTGGCTATCGGACATACGAAGGGGATATTGTACTAGTCATTGGTATTACAATGAGAAATTCTGCTGTTGGTATAGCGAAACTATGG GTTCCTCGTGTACTGCATGGAAACCCTGGACTTACAAGTTTTCCCTAAATTACCTTATATACACGGCCTTCGCTTTACTTTTTGTGTTATGTGCTGCGATTATGGTAAGAGATGTTGCTCCTTTAGCAGCTGGTAGTGGAATCTCAGAGATTAAATGTATCATAAGCGGTTTTTTAAGAGATAGTTTCTTATCTTTTCGTGTTATGTTGGTAAAATGCGTTGGTTTGCCATTAGCCATCGCTAGTGGTCTTTCCGTTGGGAAGGAGGGACCCAGTGTACATTTAGCTACTACCATCGGGCATAATATATCTAAGATATTCAAATATGCCAGGGAAGGATCTATTAGATATAGGGATATTTGTGTTGCTTCTGCTGCTTCCGGAGTCGCTGTTGCATTTGGATCCCCTATTGGAGGTGTGCTTTTCGGTATTGAG GAAATGTCTGGTGGTTATGACCCAAAAATGATagtatattcatttttctgTTGTTTATCGGCCGTTGGTGTTTTGCATATGCTAAATCCATTTCGTACAGGGCAAGTTGTTTTATTTGAGGTTCGCTACTCTGGATCCTGGCATTTTTTTgagcttctttttttttgttttctagGAATTTTTGGAGGTTTATACGGTGAATTTGTAATGCgcttatttttcttaattcaaaaactaCGCAAAAAATACTTGTCTCGATGGGGTGTTCTCGATGCTGCTTTTGTCACCGTAATAACATCCTTGGTAAGTTTCTTAAATCCTTGGTTACGTTTGGACATGACCCTTGGGATGGAATTGCTTTTCCAAGAATGTAAGTCAAGTAGCTCACCTGAGTTAATTAATCTTTGTGACCCTTCTCTAAGGACtaaaaatactattttgcttttgattGCTACATTTGCAAGAACAATATTTGTTACCTTCTCGTACGGAGCCAAGGTTCCTGCTGGCATCTTTGTTCCTTCTATGGCGGTAGGTGCCTCGTTTGGCTATATGATTGGTTTGATAGCAGAGATGATTTATCAAAGGTTTCCAAACTCAGTTTTATTCTTAGCTTGTCATGGTTCTGAAAGCTGTATCACTCCAGGTACCTATGCGCTCCTTGGAGCAGCAGCTTCTCTCAGCGGTATAATGCATTTGACGGTCACGATCGTTGTTATTATGTTTGAATTAACAGGTGCCTTAAACTTCATATTACCTACCGTACTTGTCGTGGCACTTGCAAATTCCATTGGCAATATGCTGGGAAAAACAGGTATAGCTGATCGTAGCATTGAGATTAATGGATTACCCTTACTTGAACCAGAAAAATCCATTAATAGCTCCAATACCATAAATATACCCATTACTGAAGTGATGGCTAGCAATTTAATAACCATTCCTAGTATCGGATTTACATGGAGAAAGCTGTTAGGAATGATGGAAGGTTACGACTTTAGCGGATATCCTGTTGTTTTAGATTCACGAtctaattatttaatagGCTATCTTAAGAAATCATCACTGAAGAGTTCTTTTGAGGCTGCAAAACTAGAGCCttcatttacttttgatCAGCAGTTGTGTTTCGGAAAGGTTGATTCAGTTGGCGATAGTAAGTCCTCTAAATTCGGTGAATCAGATAGAATAGATCTTTCAGCGTATATGGATGTGAACCCTATTTCTGTATTACATACGCAGAGCATTGCAAATGTCGCTGTTTTATTCGAAGTCTTAAGTCCAAGTGTGATTTTTATCGAAAAAGACGGAAATTTAGTTGGCTTAATCtcaaaaaaggatttatt